The Fodinibius saliphilus genome has a segment encoding these proteins:
- a CDS encoding glycosyltransferase yields MPNKPLLSVAIVVHNQRDVVEATLTSLYELNTIPFELFLIDDGSTDGSKNAIESLLDFHQHEQTFYYPHPKPTGRGNSLNEAILQCNAPLFWAPETIDSIDEEQLNQRLRQLLNSDSTALTQGYNLPSTHQQWANLVLENNWPLDGDFIWNLASIPPANHFFNPYLQHYHSLELAARLGDISTLTSAVDWHTPSSFIDRPNNETYSKQELLITIMRQADISGEERNKLLNKLGTLGGDPGMPPTKKFDNELLAEALQMKKDGRFNSALELIERVLENEPSKKEAQQLKIEILEKKRRFVEASELKHEVNKSHQVEEPQPSAKEGSTKKENVEKDKDIELSLIIPTTTHGKPALEHCLLSVSEQCNTSGLELIVVDNASLDDTHDYLDELKEKEFLNCKVITNNKNAGFAASVNQGFEKATGKYACIIHNDVEFTSDALSQLKKLMDAHPEFAILGPSTNKTLNPDQAERNVEDSDPKLIRAEYLDSFCMMVRMDAKLEMDEQFQLAFFEDIDLCFQARKNGNKIGIAPHVNVQHHFGTTTFSLDLDTESEQYWRNVSYFNEKWDVEVFSKEELKSLSTFDQLLALDNLVNPLFPEKEIKKQFKELFTDELKTEILKASHDAETLCKLVHLFMVMDEREIMRRLEDRLDDIELPASLIYQLVRFYYNRNIYSRCMHYLDQLKPQNESLRADLYRLAIKVENKDLDQAIPLLKELMEHTPANPMLYKLAGDIHKFSGNKDEANSFYDLAEQINPFEYTNEEKDAFGFTL; encoded by the coding sequence ATGCCTAACAAACCGCTTCTTTCGGTAGCTATTGTTGTTCATAACCAACGGGATGTTGTTGAAGCAACCCTAACATCGCTATATGAGCTCAATACGATCCCCTTTGAGCTTTTTTTGATTGATGATGGTTCTACTGATGGAAGTAAGAATGCAATTGAATCGTTGTTAGACTTTCATCAACATGAACAAACATTTTACTATCCTCACCCAAAACCGACAGGTCGCGGCAACTCATTAAACGAAGCGATATTACAATGTAATGCTCCGCTTTTCTGGGCGCCCGAAACTATTGATAGTATTGACGAGGAACAGCTTAACCAACGTCTACGTCAACTCCTTAACTCTGACAGTACTGCCCTTACCCAGGGTTATAATTTACCATCAACCCACCAGCAGTGGGCTAATCTTGTTCTGGAAAATAACTGGCCCCTTGATGGCGATTTTATCTGGAATCTGGCGTCAATCCCTCCGGCTAACCACTTTTTTAATCCCTACCTGCAGCATTACCACAGTTTAGAGCTAGCTGCCCGACTTGGGGATATTTCCACATTAACATCAGCCGTTGACTGGCATACACCCAGCAGTTTCATTGATCGGCCAAATAATGAAACATACAGCAAGCAGGAACTGCTGATAACAATAATGCGACAAGCCGATATTTCAGGTGAAGAGCGAAATAAGCTTTTGAATAAGCTAGGCACCCTGGGTGGCGACCCAGGCATGCCTCCTACCAAAAAATTTGATAATGAACTATTGGCTGAAGCGCTCCAAATGAAAAAGGATGGACGCTTTAATTCAGCCTTAGAACTCATTGAAAGGGTTCTTGAAAATGAACCCAGCAAGAAAGAAGCCCAACAGCTTAAAATCGAGATCCTCGAAAAAAAACGACGTTTTGTCGAAGCTTCTGAACTTAAACATGAAGTTAATAAATCTCATCAAGTTGAAGAACCACAACCTTCAGCCAAAGAGGGATCTACAAAAAAAGAAAATGTCGAAAAAGATAAAGATATTGAGCTAAGCTTAATAATCCCCACTACCACCCATGGCAAACCGGCCCTGGAACATTGCCTATTATCGGTCTCTGAACAGTGCAACACTTCAGGACTCGAACTTATAGTTGTTGATAATGCCAGCCTTGATGATACCCATGATTATCTTGATGAACTAAAGGAAAAAGAGTTTCTGAACTGTAAAGTTATCACCAATAATAAAAATGCAGGATTTGCCGCATCTGTAAATCAGGGCTTCGAAAAAGCAACTGGCAAATATGCCTGTATCATTCATAACGATGTTGAATTTACTAGTGATGCCCTTTCCCAGCTAAAAAAGCTTATGGATGCTCATCCTGAGTTTGCAATACTTGGTCCTAGCACTAACAAAACACTGAATCCCGACCAGGCTGAACGGAATGTTGAAGACTCAGACCCAAAGCTAATTCGCGCCGAATACCTCGATAGCTTCTGTATGATGGTCCGAATGGACGCAAAACTAGAAATGGATGAGCAGTTCCAACTGGCCTTTTTTGAAGACATCGACCTCTGCTTTCAAGCCCGCAAAAATGGAAACAAAATAGGCATTGCACCCCACGTTAATGTGCAACACCACTTTGGTACTACTACGTTTTCACTTGACTTAGACACCGAAAGCGAACAGTATTGGCGAAATGTCTCTTATTTTAATGAAAAATGGGACGTAGAAGTCTTTTCAAAAGAAGAATTGAAATCACTCAGTACTTTTGATCAGTTATTGGCACTCGACAATCTCGTCAACCCGCTTTTCCCTGAAAAAGAAATTAAAAAACAGTTCAAAGAACTTTTCACTGATGAATTGAAGACAGAGATCCTCAAAGCTAGCCACGACGCAGAAACGCTCTGCAAGCTAGTCCATCTTTTTATGGTAATGGATGAACGTGAAATTATGAGGCGACTAGAAGATCGGCTTGATGACATTGAATTACCGGCATCATTAATTTACCAGCTGGTCCGTTTTTATTACAACCGCAACATCTACTCTCGTTGCATGCACTATTTGGACCAACTAAAACCGCAAAATGAATCGTTACGAGCTGACCTTTACCGCCTGGCCATAAAAGTAGAAAATAAGGATCTCGATCAGGCCATCCCGCTCCTTAAAGAGCTTATGGAACATACGCCTGCTAATCCGATGCTTTATAAACTGGCTGGTGATATTCACAAGTTTAGCGGCAACAAAGATGAAGCCAACTCTTTTTATGACCTGGCCGAACAGATTAATCCCTTTGAGTATACGAATGAAGAAAAAGATGCCTTTGGGTTTACACTATAA
- a CDS encoding efflux RND transporter periplasmic adaptor subunit — MSKESTDRISSSGMDREIEKKKWSPKRIAVIVSGITMLALFVYSFAFMDSRSTLNVDREKITVRSVHKGSFQDFIRVTGTVQPIQTIYLDAIEGGVIKNIYQESGALVEKGDTIITLSNSDLRLRVLQQSSAIYDQINQTRNSRLNIEQNTLSLKERLANAENRLEIAKSKYERQKSLIAKELLAEQDFLETKENYEYQKKRYKLIYESFRQDSLQSTQQLQQIDQSLDRMWRSLTAVQKILDRLIVTAPISGQLSTIELNPGQSITTGERIGQIDILDNYKVRVDVDEFYLSRITKGLQGTFDFSGGTYELKITKVYPVVENGQFKVDMEFVGEAPEGLTRGQTLRIRLEISDPSKALLVERGEFYQHTGGDWVYRIKDKGERAEKQDIQIGRQNPKYFEILSGLEPGDQIIVSGYSTFGDNEVLHLD, encoded by the coding sequence ATGTCTAAAGAGTCAACCGATCGCATTTCCAGTTCGGGGATGGATAGAGAAATTGAAAAGAAAAAATGGTCTCCTAAACGTATTGCTGTCATTGTGAGTGGTATAACTATGTTAGCACTGTTTGTATATAGTTTTGCTTTCATGGATAGCCGTTCCACACTCAATGTTGATCGAGAAAAAATAACCGTACGTTCGGTACATAAAGGTTCATTTCAGGATTTTATTCGTGTGACAGGTACCGTACAGCCGATACAAACTATTTACCTGGATGCTATTGAAGGGGGAGTAATAAAAAATATATATCAGGAGTCAGGAGCATTGGTGGAAAAGGGAGATACTATTATTACGCTTTCTAACTCAGATCTTAGGTTGCGCGTACTTCAACAGAGTTCAGCTATCTATGATCAAATTAATCAGACTAGAAATTCAAGGCTTAATATTGAACAGAATACTCTGAGTCTTAAAGAACGATTGGCAAATGCAGAGAACAGGCTGGAGATAGCAAAATCAAAGTATGAACGTCAGAAGAGTTTAATAGCTAAAGAATTATTGGCCGAACAAGATTTTTTGGAAACGAAGGAGAATTACGAATATCAGAAAAAACGGTATAAACTTATTTATGAATCATTCAGACAAGATTCTTTGCAGTCGACTCAACAGCTTCAACAAATAGATCAATCGTTGGATAGAATGTGGCGCAGTTTAACAGCTGTGCAAAAAATTTTGGATCGGTTGATAGTAACAGCTCCTATATCAGGTCAGCTTTCGACTATAGAGTTAAATCCCGGCCAATCGATAACGACTGGGGAGCGTATTGGGCAGATTGATATTTTGGATAATTACAAGGTTCGCGTGGATGTTGATGAGTTTTATTTATCGCGTATTACGAAAGGTTTACAGGGAACCTTCGATTTTAGTGGGGGTACTTATGAACTGAAGATTACAAAGGTCTATCCTGTTGTGGAAAACGGGCAGTTTAAAGTGGATATGGAATTTGTTGGGGAGGCCCCGGAAGGGTTGACTCGTGGACAGACATTGCGAATTCGATTAGAGATCAGTGATCCTTCAAAGGCCCTGTTGGTAGAGCGAGGAGAGTTTTATCAGCATACAGGGGGAGACTGGGTTTATCGAATTAAAGACAAGGGGGAACGAGCCGAAAAGCAAGATATCCAGATAGGCCGACAAAACCCCAAGTATTTTGAGATATTATCGGGATTAGAACCAGGCGATCAGATAATAGTTTCTGGTTACAGTACCTTCGGTGATAATGAAGTATTGCATTTAGACTAA
- a CDS encoding ABC transporter ATP-binding protein codes for MIKTKNLKKIYTTEKVETTALNNVTLEIDEGEFCAVMGPSGCGKSTLLNILGLLDNPTSGEYHFMGQNVAGKSERERARLRKGNIGFVFQSFNLIDELSVFENVELPLLYLGVSSDKRKEKAEEALERMSMMHRRDHFPQQLSGGQQQRVAIARAVVADADLILADEPTGNLDSDHGDEVMKVLAELHDQGTTIVMVTHSPHDADYAERVINLFDGHIVTEGMQESFHV; via the coding sequence ATGATTAAGACAAAAAACCTTAAAAAGATTTATACGACCGAAAAGGTAGAAACGACTGCACTAAATAATGTAACTCTGGAAATAGATGAGGGAGAGTTTTGTGCAGTTATGGGGCCTTCGGGATGTGGAAAATCTACATTGCTAAATATCCTTGGATTGCTCGACAATCCTACTTCAGGAGAGTACCATTTTATGGGACAGAATGTCGCAGGTAAATCGGAGCGGGAACGAGCTCGATTACGAAAGGGCAATATCGGGTTCGTATTCCAGAGCTTTAACCTCATTGATGAGCTTAGTGTTTTTGAAAATGTAGAGCTCCCACTGTTGTATTTAGGGGTTTCAAGTGATAAGCGTAAAGAAAAGGCGGAGGAAGCGTTAGAACGTATGAGTATGATGCATCGTCGAGATCATTTTCCTCAACAACTATCAGGCGGGCAGCAACAGCGAGTTGCCATTGCTCGAGCTGTAGTTGCTGATGCAGATCTCATATTAGCTGATGAGCCTACTGGAAATCTGGATTCAGATCATGGAGATGAAGTGATGAAAGTATTGGCTGAGCTGCATGATCAGGGTACTACTATCGTGATGGTGACCCACTCACCGCACGATGCCGATTATGCAGAAAGGGTAATTAATCTTTTTGATGGTCATATTGTCACCGAGGGTATGCAAGAAAGCTTCCATGTATAA
- a CDS encoding ABC transporter permease, with translation MIKNYLKVAFRNLKKKSSFAVINILGLAIGITCCLLIATFVLNELSYDQFHEKADRIYRVTQKTVTSSKEEVGASTPFPVGPTLKNDYPEQIEKTVRFFDMQEEVRTIINLENKESFRVDDFYVVDSTFFDVFTAELALGDPEEVLDEPMSVVITEKQANRIFGDTNPIGKQLSFKGSETITVTGVLKNMPENSHFNVDMLLSFNSFKQLFGTNSFTKRWYWNPCWTYILLDEGASAKSLKQQFPDFVEKNYANREEGEKISLDLQSLTDIHLYSDLDMEMEPNGSIFHIYLFSAVALLILLIACINFTNLSTARSTERAREVGMRKVLGASRRQLFYQFMGESSIMTFLGFLAAIGVTYGSLPWFSDFVGKQFNVGLMGGGSFVLSLVGLFVLVMLFSGMYPALYLSGFTPTAILKGGNSKKGGGKLFRKGLVVFQFTLSVMLIIGTAIVYLQLQHMQDKKLGFDEEQVMVMPITQTLIAWEFPEFKEKALKSAAVKNVTGMSKVLGSDRQTFTKFTPANVPDAPPTNMVLHVTHDFIDSYDIDVVAGRAFSKDHPTDPDQAIIINEAMLKQLQVDNAEEAIGKMFYYKKSGDKRESYKVIGVVEDFHYTSIKKEISPLVINVVQKERARVVRIEFASVRLAANRVQEGLEHIRKVWKEVNHIDPFTYTFHNEELEKVYSSEKKMGTVAGIFSILCIFVACLGLFGLASFTTSLRTREIGIRKALGATVPNIVTLLTKDYVKLIIVSNVIAWPVSYYFASQWLQNFPSHISLGWDILPVFLAVGIVSLLICILTVSYQSIRAALINPVDSIYQE, from the coding sequence ATGATTAAGAATTATCTGAAGGTTGCATTTCGTAACCTCAAAAAAAAATCTAGTTTTGCTGTTATAAATATTTTGGGTTTGGCTATCGGCATTACTTGTTGTTTGCTGATTGCCACTTTTGTGCTGAACGAGCTTAGTTATGATCAGTTTCATGAAAAAGCTGATCGTATATATCGAGTTACCCAAAAAACAGTAACCTCATCTAAAGAAGAGGTAGGGGCCAGTACTCCCTTTCCGGTGGGACCAACTCTAAAAAATGATTATCCGGAACAGATAGAAAAGACAGTGCGCTTCTTTGATATGCAGGAAGAGGTGCGTACTATCATTAATTTAGAGAATAAGGAGTCATTCAGGGTAGATGATTTTTATGTGGTGGATTCCACATTTTTTGATGTTTTTACTGCTGAGTTAGCACTTGGAGATCCCGAAGAAGTTCTTGACGAACCGATGTCGGTCGTTATTACCGAGAAACAAGCTAATCGGATTTTCGGAGATACAAATCCTATCGGTAAACAGCTTAGTTTTAAAGGGTCCGAAACTATTACAGTGACGGGAGTACTTAAAAACATGCCGGAAAACTCCCATTTTAATGTTGATATGCTGCTTTCATTTAACAGCTTTAAACAACTATTCGGAACAAACTCGTTTACAAAAAGGTGGTACTGGAACCCCTGTTGGACCTATATATTATTGGACGAAGGAGCTTCCGCAAAATCGTTAAAGCAACAATTTCCCGACTTTGTGGAAAAGAATTATGCCAATCGTGAAGAGGGGGAGAAAATATCGCTGGATCTACAATCATTAACCGATATTCATTTGTATTCTGACCTTGATATGGAGATGGAACCCAATGGGTCTATATTTCATATCTACCTTTTTTCGGCTGTTGCATTGCTAATATTGTTGATCGCATGTATCAATTTTACCAACCTTAGTACTGCACGTTCTACTGAGCGGGCCCGTGAAGTAGGGATGCGAAAAGTTTTAGGGGCGAGTAGGAGACAATTATTCTATCAGTTTATGGGAGAGTCATCTATAATGACATTCTTGGGTTTCTTAGCAGCTATTGGGGTAACGTATGGGAGTCTACCGTGGTTTAGTGATTTTGTGGGCAAACAGTTTAATGTTGGTTTAATGGGAGGCGGTTCATTTGTTTTGTCATTAGTAGGGCTGTTCGTTTTGGTAATGTTGTTTTCTGGGATGTATCCAGCGCTTTACTTATCAGGGTTTACGCCTACAGCTATCTTGAAAGGAGGAAATAGCAAGAAGGGGGGCGGTAAACTGTTTCGAAAAGGGCTGGTCGTATTCCAGTTTACCCTTTCTGTAATGCTGATTATTGGGACGGCAATTGTTTATCTACAACTCCAGCATATGCAGGATAAAAAGTTGGGTTTTGATGAAGAGCAGGTAATGGTAATGCCTATTACACAAACTCTTATTGCCTGGGAATTTCCGGAATTTAAGGAGAAAGCACTAAAAAGTGCGGCAGTAAAAAATGTTACAGGCATGAGCAAGGTTCTGGGATCTGACCGACAAACATTCACAAAGTTCACCCCTGCTAATGTACCTGACGCTCCTCCAACTAATATGGTACTTCATGTAACCCATGACTTTATTGACTCTTACGATATTGATGTGGTTGCAGGACGGGCTTTTTCCAAGGATCATCCCACCGATCCTGATCAGGCAATTATTATCAATGAGGCTATGCTAAAACAGTTGCAGGTTGATAACGCAGAGGAAGCTATTGGTAAAATGTTTTATTATAAAAAATCAGGGGACAAAAGAGAATCTTATAAAGTGATAGGCGTGGTAGAAGATTTTCATTATACCTCTATTAAAAAGGAGATTTCTCCACTTGTTATAAATGTTGTACAAAAGGAGAGAGCTCGCGTTGTGAGAATTGAGTTTGCATCGGTTCGTTTGGCTGCTAACAGGGTGCAAGAGGGATTAGAGCACATCCGAAAGGTATGGAAAGAGGTGAATCATATTGACCCTTTTACTTATACGTTCCATAATGAAGAACTTGAGAAAGTCTATTCCTCAGAGAAAAAAATGGGCACGGTGGCCGGTATATTTTCTATACTCTGTATTTTTGTAGCTTGTTTGGGGTTGTTTGGATTGGCTTCATTTACGACCTCGTTGCGAACTAGGGAGATCGGCATCAGGAAAGCACTGGGGGCGACGGTACCTAATATTGTGACTCTTCTCACTAAAGACTATGTGAAGCTTATTATTGTATCGAATGTTATAGCCTGGCCTGTTAGCTATTACTTTGCCAGCCAATGGCTACAAAATTTTCCTTCTCATATCTCTTTGGGGTGGGATATTCTTCCCGTCTTTCTCGCGGTGGGTATTGTCAGTTTACTTATCTGTATACTTACAGTAAGCTACCAATCGATACGGGCTGCTCTTATCAATCCCGTAGACAGTATTTATCAAGAGTAG